A region of the Acidimicrobiales bacterium genome:
TGTAGACCTTGCGACCCGAGCGGGCGTAGTCGACCGCCAGGATGTCGCCGCTCACCTCGGTGGCGACGCCGTCGTCCTCGGCCACGATCATGTCGGCGGCGTCGCGGGCCGCACGGGCCTCGACGCCGGTGCCGATGTACGGAGCCTCGGCCCGCACGAGCGGGACGGCCTGCTTCTGCATGTTGGCGCCCATGAGCGCACGGTTGGCGTCGTCGTGCTCGAGGAACGGGATGAGCGAGGTGGCCACCGAGACGATCTGCTTCGGCGAGACGTCCATGAGCTGGACCTCGATCGGCGGCACCGCGGAGATGTCCGTGGTGGCGGCGAAGTAGGTCTCCCGCTCGAGCTGGGCCCGGAGGTTCTCCAGCGTGGCCGCCTGCGGCGACCGGCGGACCAGCACGCGCTCGTTGCGGAACACGTGGTTCTTGTCGAGCGGCTCGTTGGCCTGGGCGACGACGTAGTCCTCTTCCTCGTCCGCCGTGAGCCACACGATGTCGTCGGTGACTTGACCCTGGTTGACCTTGCGGTACGGCGACTCGATGAAGCCGAAGTCGTTCACCCGGGCGTACGTGGACAAGGCGCCGATCAGGCCGATGTTCGGGCCCTCCGGCGTCTCGATCGGGCACATGCGGCCGTAGTGGCTGAAGTGCACGTCTCGCACTTCGAAGCCGGCCCGCTCCCGGGACAGGCCGCCCGGGCCCAGCGCCGACAGCCGCCGCCGGTGGGTCAGGCCCGACAGCGGGTTGACCTGGTCCATGAACTGGGAGAGCTGGCTGGTGCCGAAGAACTCCTTGATGGCCGCGACCACCGGGCGGATGTTGATCAGCGTCTGCGGCGTGATGGCCTCGACGTCCTGCGTCGTCATGCGCTCACGGACCACCCGCTCCATGCGGGAGAGGCCGATGCGCACCTGGTTCTGGATCAGCTCGCCCACCGACCGGATGCGGCGGTTGGCGAAGTGGTCCTGGTCGTCGAGGCGGTAGCCCGGCTCGGCGTTGACCAGGTGGAGCAGGTAGGTGAGGGTGGCGAGCACCTCGCACCGGCTGAGCACCGACTGGCCCGGCTCGGGGCGGTCGAGCAGGCCGCGCTCCTCGAGCATCGGGAACATGGCCGCCAGCTTCTGGACCTCGGGCCCGAGCTTGCGGTCGAGCTTGTAGCGCCCGACCCGGGAGAGGTCGTAGCGACGGGGCTCGAAGAAGGCGTTCTTGAAGTACACCCGGGCCGACTCGACCGAGGGCGGCTCGCCGGGGCGGGCCCGCTTGTAGATCTCGACCAGCGCCTCGTCCTGCGTGGGGGCGAGGTCACGGTCCTTCTCCCACTGCCCCTCCAGGAAGGGGAACTCGCGGACGAAGGCCTCGAGGAAGCCGGGGGCGTTCTCGTCGTCGTAGCCGAGGGCGCGGAGCAGGATGAAGAGGCTCAGGCGGCGCTTGCGGGCGACGCGGGTGCCGGCGGTGACGTCCTTGCCGGGCTTCTGCTCGACGTCGAACTCGATCCACTCGCCGCGGTAGGGGTGGATGGTGCCCTTGACGAGCTGGTGCTTGGCCAGGTTGCGGAGGCGGTAGCGCTCGCCGGGCTCGAAGATGACGCCGGGGGACCGGACGAGCTGCGACACGACGACGCGCTCGGTGCCGTTGATCACGAACGTGCCCTTGTCGGTCATCATGGGGAAGTCACCCATGAAGACCGTCTGCTCCTTGATCTCGCCGGTCGCGGCGTTGATGAAGCGGGCACGCACGAAGATGGGCGCGGAGAAGGTCATGTCCTTCTCCTTGCACTCCTCGACCGAGAACTTGGGGGGCGGCCGCAGGTCCTCGTCGTTGGGGTCGAACTCCAGCTCGAGCTGGAGGGTCTCCGTGAAGTCACGGATGGGTGAGATGTCGGAGAAGGTTTCCTTCAGGCCGTCTTCGACGAACCATCGGAAAGACTCGCGTTGGATCGCGACCAAGTCGGGTAGTGACAAGGCCTCATCGATGTTCGCGAACGAGTACCGATCCCGGGTGCGAGTGGGCAAGGATTCACTCCTCGATCGAGCGTTCGAGCGGCAACGACGACCTAGAGCACACAGGTCGGCGAGCCAGGGGAGACAGAGCCGCTGAACCCGACGAGGGCGCGCTGGAACCCCAACAAGAGATCAGCGCTACAAACCCGGGAACGCACGGCAACACGCCATGTTAAACCCTCACCCCACGTAAGGGCAACCCGCGTTTGGTCCGTCTCCACCTGGCCCGGCGGAAACGGTCTCAAACTGTGAGGGAGGGTAAGCCCAGAGGCTCCCCGAGGTCAAGGGTTGGGGTTCCCGTCACGAGAAGTTCAGCACGGAGCGCGTCCATCCACGTACGTCGGTGACCTATCGTCTTGACTCGTTCCGCCATGACGCTGCTTCCCCCTGCCGCGCCCACCATGCTGACCGAGACCACCGAGACCGCTGCCCGCCATGTCGGGGCCTGGGCCTCGCGCGCCGTCGACGATCCCGCCGTCCAACGCCGCCGAGACCGTGTGCTCACGGCCGCCGTCGCGGCGGTCGCCATGGTCGTCTACCAGCGATCCCTGCTGCCGGGCATCGGCTACAGCGGCGACGTGGTGAAGTGGCAGTACATGAGCGTCACCGGCGGGGTGCCGCACGCCACGGGCGAGCCGGTGTGGGTGGCGCTGATCCAGCTCTGGGGCACCATCGTCCCCTTCGGGACCGCGGCCTGGAAGACCAACCTGCTCTCCGCCACCCTCGGCGCCGCCGCGGTGACCGTGCTGTTCCGCCTGCTGCGCATCCTGGGGGTGCGACGCACGGTGGCGGCGGCCACCGCGATCACCTTCGCCGTCAGCCCCACGTTCTGGACCCAGGCGTCGATCGCCGAGGTCTACACGCTGCACATCCTCTTCGCCGCCTCGGTCACGCTGTGCCTCGCCAAGTGGCGGATGGGCGCCGCCAACGGCTGGCTGATCGCGGGCATCGCCATTTACTCGCTGTCGTTCGGCCACCACCTGATGACGGTGCTCGCCATGCCGGGGATCGCCTGGCTCGTGTGGTCGGACCGGCGCCGGGCCCTCACCCTGCGCAACGCCCCCTGGGTGCTGCTGTTCGTGGCGCTGGCCGTGGGTCCGTACCTCTACCTGCTCTACATGTCCGACGTCGGCGGCTACGTCGAGGTGCCCCTGCGCGGCTTCGCCGACCTGTGGGACCTGGTGCGCGGCGGCGAGTTCAAGGACGAGATGTGGGGCTTCGGGGTCTTCGACCTCCTGCAGTACCGCCTGCCGCTCCTGGGCGAGATCGTCGGCGCCGAGTACCTCCTGCTGCAGGCGCCGATCGCCTACGGCATCTGGCGGGGGCTGCGCGCCGACAAGCCCCACCGCGACGTCTCCATCCACCTCATGTCGCTGGGACTGCTGTCGGCGGTCTTCGCCACCAACTACAACGTGTTCGACGTGGAGGTGTTCTTCCTCCCGCTGCTGTTCGTGCTGGCGGTGTTCCTCGGGCTGGGGCTCGAGGGGATGATCCACTGGTCGCAGCAGCACTACCCCGGCCACGTGCGCATGGCCTGGGGCGCGGTGGCGGCGCTGGTCGCCATCCCGCTGATGACCGGCGTGGTCGACTACCGACGGGCCAGCCAGCGGGGCAACATCGAGGACGCCGCCCGGGTGGAGCGGACGCTCGACGTGGCCGGCAGCGACGCCCTGATCCTCACCGACACGTACCAGGAGACCCAGTACGTCGACTACTACCTCCACGTCGACCGGCTGGCCGAGACCCGCAACCTCGCCACCGTCTACCGGCTGGGGGTGTCGGTGGAGGACGTCGAGCGCTACCTCTGGGGCTGCGAGGGACGCATCGCCCGGGCCGCGCAGCGCATGGACGGCGTCCCGCGTCCCGCCCTCTTCACGGGCATCCCCGCCCAGGCGGAGGCACTGGAGGAGGCCGGGGTCGAGGTGGACGAGGTCGCCGACGACGTCTGGCGGGTCCCCTCCTCGCAGACCCCGGACCTGCCCGAGGGGACCGGGTCGGAGTCGGCGTCGGCGTCGGAGTCGTCGGGCGCGACGACCCGGGACGAGCGAGACGACCTGGAGAGCCTGTCCTGCACGGCGCTCCCGGACGCGGCCCGGCCCGGGCAGTCCTCCTCGGACGTCCCGGGCCGTGCCTGACTGACTGAATAGCGGCTAGGCCGCCGGGCTCACTTGAGCTCGACGGTGGCGCCGGCGCCCTCGAGGGCAGCCTTGGCCTTCTCCGCGTCTTCCTTGTTGGCCTTCTCGATGACGGCCTTGGGAGCCGACTCCACCAGGTCCTTGGCCTCCTTGAGGCCGAGGCTGGTGAGGGAACGGACT
Encoded here:
- a CDS encoding DNA-directed RNA polymerase subunit beta, whose translation is MPTRTRDRYSFANIDEALSLPDLVAIQRESFRWFVEDGLKETFSDISPIRDFTETLQLELEFDPNDEDLRPPPKFSVEECKEKDMTFSAPIFVRARFINAATGEIKEQTVFMGDFPMMTDKGTFVINGTERVVVSQLVRSPGVIFEPGERYRLRNLAKHQLVKGTIHPYRGEWIEFDVEQKPGKDVTAGTRVARKRRLSLFILLRALGYDDENAPGFLEAFVREFPFLEGQWEKDRDLAPTQDEALVEIYKRARPGEPPSVESARVYFKNAFFEPRRYDLSRVGRYKLDRKLGPEVQKLAAMFPMLEERGLLDRPEPGQSVLSRCEVLATLTYLLHLVNAEPGYRLDDQDHFANRRIRSVGELIQNQVRIGLSRMERVVRERMTTQDVEAITPQTLINIRPVVAAIKEFFGTSQLSQFMDQVNPLSGLTHRRRLSALGPGGLSRERAGFEVRDVHFSHYGRMCPIETPEGPNIGLIGALSTYARVNDFGFIESPYRKVNQGQVTDDIVWLTADEEEDYVVAQANEPLDKNHVFRNERVLVRRSPQAATLENLRAQLERETYFAATTDISAVPPIEVQLMDVSPKQIVSVATSLIPFLEHDDANRALMGANMQKQAVPLVRAEAPYIGTGVEARAARDAADMIVAEDDGVATEVSGDILAVDYARSGRKVYKLLKFERSNQDTCINQKPRVAEGDRFRKDDVLADGPSTDGGELALGKNLLVAFMPWEGYNFEDAIILSERLVRDDVLTSIHIHEHEIDARDTKLGPEEITRDIPNLSEEILKDLDERGIIRIGAEVGAGDVLVGKVTPKGETELTPEERLLRAIFGEKAREVRDTSLKVPHGESGKVIDVKVFSRDESHELPPGVNQLVRVYVAQKRKISVGDKLAGRHGNKGVISKILPLEDMPHLSDGTPVDIILNPLGVPSRMNVGQVLEAHLGYAARWGWQVNGTTVGDEPIRGTESKTRPTTPPSTLIATPVFDGAHWDEVEQAGKHPTIQTIFHNLRPESPDGERLIGPNGKVQLYNGRTGEAYDQQVTVGFMYILKLAHLVDDKIHARSTGPYSMITQQPLGGKAQFGGQRFGEMEVWALEAYGSAYCLQELLTIKSDDVLGRVKVYEAIVKGENIPEPGIPESFKVLIKEMQALCLNVEVLAQTGEEIEMRELDEDVFRAAEELGIDLSRPERGTDEDDERRRERTSSF
- a CDS encoding DUF2723 domain-containing protein; amino-acid sequence: MTLLPPAAPTMLTETTETAARHVGAWASRAVDDPAVQRRRDRVLTAAVAAVAMVVYQRSLLPGIGYSGDVVKWQYMSVTGGVPHATGEPVWVALIQLWGTIVPFGTAAWKTNLLSATLGAAAVTVLFRLLRILGVRRTVAAATAITFAVSPTFWTQASIAEVYTLHILFAASVTLCLAKWRMGAANGWLIAGIAIYSLSFGHHLMTVLAMPGIAWLVWSDRRRALTLRNAPWVLLFVALAVGPYLYLLYMSDVGGYVEVPLRGFADLWDLVRGGEFKDEMWGFGVFDLLQYRLPLLGEIVGAEYLLLQAPIAYGIWRGLRADKPHRDVSIHLMSLGLLSAVFATNYNVFDVEVFFLPLLFVLAVFLGLGLEGMIHWSQQHYPGHVRMAWGAVAALVAIPLMTGVVDYRRASQRGNIEDAARVERTLDVAGSDALILTDTYQETQYVDYYLHVDRLAETRNLATVYRLGVSVEDVERYLWGCEGRIARAAQRMDGVPRPALFTGIPAQAEALEEAGVEVDEVADDVWRVPSSQTPDLPEGTGSESASASESSGATTRDERDDLESLSCTALPDAARPGQSSSDVPGRA